One region of Streptomyces sp. NBC_00442 genomic DNA includes:
- a CDS encoding gamma-aminobutyraldehyde dehydrogenase, giving the protein MDTDTGQGNRTPAQDRFPAQDRFAAGAQYIGGRLRPGTSGRRQAVVDPATGDTVYAYELAGTADVDAAVAAAKEAFPGWSAAAPGERSAALHKLAEVLAERAEEFAQAESLQCGKPLKLTREFDVPGTVDNAAFFAGAARHLQGTSAGEYSGDHTSYVRREPIGVVGSIAPWNYPLQMAAWKILPAIAAGNTIVLKPAEITPLTSLLFAEAAKEAGIPDGVINIVSGSGKDAGEHLVGHPDVVMTSFTGSTGVGKRVAEIATRTVKRVHLELGGKAPFVVFDDADLEAAVHGAVAGSLINSGQDCTAATRAYVQRPLYDAFVERVAALMESVRLGDPFREDTDLGPLISHVHRDRVAAFVERARDYARIVTGGRAPEGDGAYYPPTLIADAAQDSEAVQAEIFGPVLVVLPFDTDDEGIALANDTPYGLAASAWSRDVYRTGRATREIKAGCVWINDHIPIISEMPHGGYKASGSGKDMSAYSFEEYTQVKHVMYDNTAVAKKDWHRTIFGDR; this is encoded by the coding sequence ATGGACACCGACACCGGCCAAGGCAACCGCACCCCCGCACAGGACCGCTTCCCCGCACAGGACCGCTTCGCGGCCGGCGCCCAGTACATCGGCGGGCGACTGCGCCCGGGGACCTCCGGGCGGCGCCAGGCCGTCGTCGACCCCGCGACGGGGGACACGGTGTACGCGTACGAGCTGGCGGGCACCGCCGACGTCGACGCCGCGGTCGCCGCCGCCAAGGAGGCCTTCCCCGGATGGTCGGCCGCCGCCCCCGGCGAGCGCTCCGCCGCCCTGCACAAGCTCGCCGAGGTGCTCGCCGAGCGCGCCGAGGAATTCGCCCAGGCCGAGTCCCTCCAGTGCGGCAAGCCCCTCAAGCTGACCCGCGAGTTCGACGTCCCCGGCACGGTCGACAACGCCGCCTTCTTCGCGGGGGCGGCCCGGCACCTCCAAGGCACCTCCGCCGGCGAGTACTCCGGCGACCACACCTCCTACGTACGCCGCGAGCCCATCGGCGTCGTCGGGTCCATCGCCCCCTGGAACTACCCGCTCCAGATGGCCGCCTGGAAGATCCTCCCGGCGATCGCGGCGGGCAACACCATCGTCCTCAAGCCCGCCGAGATCACCCCGCTGACCTCGCTCCTGTTCGCCGAGGCCGCCAAGGAGGCGGGCATCCCGGACGGTGTCATCAACATCGTCAGCGGATCCGGCAAGGACGCGGGCGAGCACCTCGTCGGCCACCCCGACGTCGTCATGACCTCCTTCACCGGGTCCACCGGCGTCGGCAAACGCGTCGCGGAGATCGCCACCCGCACCGTCAAGCGCGTCCACCTCGAACTCGGCGGCAAGGCCCCCTTCGTGGTGTTCGACGACGCCGACCTGGAAGCCGCCGTGCACGGCGCCGTCGCCGGCTCGCTCATCAACTCCGGCCAGGACTGCACCGCCGCCACCCGCGCCTACGTACAGCGTCCCCTCTACGACGCCTTCGTCGAGCGGGTCGCGGCCCTCATGGAGAGCGTCCGGCTCGGCGACCCGTTCCGCGAGGACACCGACCTCGGCCCGCTCATCTCCCACGTGCACCGCGACCGTGTCGCCGCCTTCGTCGAGCGGGCCCGCGACTACGCCCGGATCGTGACCGGCGGCCGGGCCCCCGAGGGCGACGGCGCCTACTACCCGCCCACCCTCATCGCCGACGCCGCCCAGGACAGCGAGGCCGTCCAGGCCGAGATCTTCGGCCCCGTCCTGGTCGTGCTGCCCTTCGACACCGACGACGAAGGCATCGCCCTCGCCAACGACACCCCCTACGGACTCGCCGCCTCCGCCTGGAGCCGCGACGTGTACCGCACCGGCCGGGCGACCCGCGAGATCAAAGCGGGATGTGTCTGGATCAACGACCACATTCCGATCATCAGCGAGATGCCGCACGGCGGCTACAAGGCGAGTGGGAGCGGAAAGGACATGTCGGCGTATTCCTTCGAGGAGTACACGCAGGTCAAACACGTGATGTACGACAACACGGCGGTGGCGAAGAAGGACTGGCACCGCACGATCTTCGGGGACCGATAG
- a CDS encoding NADAR family protein has translation MSVARARLACMTGITGDRAPLDGLIAQVKKGERIKFLHFWGHRPQRDGSLGPSCFSQWWPSRFVVDGVEYATAEHWMMAAKARLFGDAEGERAALTAPNPALAKKAGRLVRGFDEAVWRRERYATVRAGCLHKFGQDAALRAYLLGTGDRVLVEASPLDRIWGIGRAADTPEAQDPAQWRGLNLLGFALTETRERLRRE, from the coding sequence TTGTCAGTGGCGCGTGCCAGACTCGCGTGCATGACGGGGATCACGGGGGACCGCGCGCCGCTGGACGGACTGATCGCGCAGGTCAAGAAGGGTGAGCGGATCAAGTTCCTGCACTTCTGGGGGCACCGGCCGCAGCGGGACGGGTCGCTGGGCCCGAGCTGTTTCAGCCAGTGGTGGCCGTCACGCTTCGTGGTCGACGGTGTCGAGTACGCGACGGCCGAGCACTGGATGATGGCGGCGAAGGCGCGGCTCTTCGGGGACGCGGAGGGCGAGCGCGCGGCGCTCACCGCACCGAACCCGGCGCTGGCGAAGAAGGCGGGCCGCCTGGTGCGGGGCTTCGACGAAGCGGTGTGGCGGCGGGAGCGCTACGCGACAGTGCGCGCCGGGTGCCTGCACAAATTCGGCCAGGACGCGGCGCTGCGGGCGTATCTGCTCGGCACCGGCGACCGGGTTCTGGTCGAGGCGAGCCCGCTGGACCGCATCTGGGGCATCGGCCGGGCGGCGGACACCCCGGAGGCCCAGGATCCGGCCCAGTGGCGCGGCCTGAACCTCCTGGGCTTCGCCCTCACCGAAACCCGCGAAAGGCTGCGCCGCGAGTAG
- a CDS encoding DUF4190 domain-containing protein encodes MSENTQQPSGGQEPRDPWAPPERKVPLDKPPVHDQQTVVSMPAPPAGAPTGAPYPGAPGQQAPGFGAPTPPPAPQAAPGSYGYPAPPQQPAQDGGYPGQQPGQDAGYPGYPGQQPGYDGGYPGYPGQQPSYGYAGWTGMAAPQNGFGIAAMVLGIVACVTMFCSWGISGIVLGVLALIFGMLGKGKAARGEASNRGQALAGIIMGIVGIVLGVVILVLLIVLVANAPESHHSEYDYWDSALTLAASGR; translated from the coding sequence ATGTCAGAGAACACCCAGCAGCCGTCGGGAGGCCAGGAGCCGCGCGACCCCTGGGCGCCGCCGGAACGCAAGGTCCCGCTGGACAAGCCGCCGGTGCACGACCAGCAGACCGTCGTCTCGATGCCCGCGCCGCCCGCCGGCGCCCCGACCGGTGCCCCCTACCCGGGCGCGCCCGGACAGCAGGCACCCGGCTTCGGCGCTCCGACGCCGCCGCCCGCACCGCAGGCGGCGCCCGGGAGTTACGGCTACCCCGCCCCGCCGCAGCAGCCGGCCCAGGACGGCGGCTACCCGGGCCAGCAGCCGGGCCAGGACGCCGGATATCCCGGCTACCCCGGGCAGCAGCCCGGTTACGACGGTGGCTACCCCGGCTACCCCGGCCAGCAGCCCTCCTACGGCTATGCCGGCTGGACCGGGATGGCCGCTCCGCAGAACGGGTTCGGCATAGCCGCGATGGTGCTCGGCATCGTCGCCTGCGTGACGATGTTCTGCTCGTGGGGCATCTCCGGCATCGTGCTCGGTGTGCTGGCCCTGATCTTCGGCATGCTCGGCAAGGGCAAGGCCGCGCGGGGGGAGGCCAGCAACCGGGGGCAGGCCCTCGCGGGCATCATCATGGGCATCGTCGGCATCGTGCTCGGTGTCGTGATCCTCGTCCTGCTGATCGTGCTCGTGGCCAACGCGCCGGAGTCGCACCACAGCGAGTACGACTACTGGGACAGCGCGTTGACGCTGGCCGCGTCGGGTCGTTGA